TCTtatggacccagggatcgaattgaCATCTTGTCTCCTGCTTgtcaagtgagttctttaccactagccacctgggaagcccagaaagtacTTAGCACTTGCTTATAATAAACTTAACCTATGGTTTggtagtttttgttgtttttacttaAGAGAAACGAAAATGTATGTTAGCAATAGGACTTGTACAGAATGTTCATGGCAGCCTTATTCCTAATGGTAATTAGAAACAGCACAGATGTTCTTCAATAGGAAAATAAACAGTCCTATATTCATTTATTGTAACATTATAATTTAAGCAGTAATGTGAATGGATCACAAAAGCATTGTATTGAGTAAACGACACTGCCACAAAAAAATATCCATTGTAATATTGTGttatttaatatgtataaaatcCCAGAACAGGCACAGTTAATACATGGTGatagatattttgttttttaaaatagtagcTTTAAAAACATGAGAACAGGGAAACCAGATTgaccagaaaagaaaaggaagttgggGTGGTGGAAATGTTCTGCATCTTGATAGGGGTGATGGTTGCaaggtatatacatttatatgtgtatatatgtgtatgtgtgtatgtgaatcaAACTCATcaaactatatatttaaaagtatgaCTAAACAATGATGGTAGATTGGTTGTGTATGTAGTATTTAAAGTGAGAGCGCACGTAAGTTCTATATGTCAGTCTTGAACTAATGCTGTTATAATACACTTAGATAGGAATCACCCAGTGAAGAAGGTTGGTAGCTAAAGTTTTGAGGTTAAAGTGTGAATTGCCAAATATAAGCAACTCTGATTCTAGAATATTCTACATAAAGTTTTCCTGGTCATATCTGTTCAAAATCAAATTGctctttctgctttgcctttctttcactggcttgagatggggagattaggAAGAGAGGGTTAAACAGACATATAAAATGTAGTTCTTTGCATGTATCCAAGTAATATTTCCATTAACTGTACACTCTTGTCTTCTTAACCTGTTAACAAAAATGACAGTTTAAAGCTCTTCTGTATTGCAGTTTGACATATATAGAATATTTCATTGGTAGTGACTATAGCATTCTTGTTTTCAAACATAGTTGTTGCTCAGCAATATTTTGCCATGACTTAACATCCACCTGAAACAGATTTGATCTCCAGTCGGAGActtggaaatttattttttaagctgagTCACTAAGTTGGATTTTTAAAACCATCCAAACTAATAAGATCCTTTTAATATTGCatagaataagaaataaatttggcATGCTTAGCTTAATATTGCTTTATCAAAAATTTATTCTTGAAGGAAATTGCAATGttgatcattattttatttatgtagaaCTTATTTAATGCTTTTGTATGTTAATATTGTGTTTGTATAACTTGTGTAACTTTCAAAGCATTTATTATTGTAATCCCTAAtattggctttcctggtggctcagatggtaaagaatatgcctgcaatgcaggtgacccaggtttgatccttgggttgggaagattccttggagaaaggcatggcaacctactccagtattcttgcctggagaattctgtggacagaggagcctggcaggctacagtccatggggtctcaaagagtcggacaggattgagtgactaaatttcacttttacttttctaatATTGCCAggtgcttctcaggtggctcagtggtaaagagtctaccggcagtgcaggagactcaggagatgtgggtttgatcccagggttgggaagatctcctgctagaggaaatggcaactcacttcagtattcttgcctggaagattccatgaagagaggagactggtgggttacagtccatgggattgcaaagagttggacacgacctagagattaaacaacaccgTATCTGTGGTTTCACATCCAAAGAATCAACCAACCTTGGGTCATATAGTATGGTTGtaggtatttattgaaaaaatccgCATATGACTGTACCCCTTCAGTTtaaggggcttcactggtggctcagatggtaaagaatttgtctgcaatgcaggagacccaggtttaatccctgtgtcgggaagatcccctagagaagggcatagcaacccactccagtattcttgcctgggaaatcacgtGGACAGAGGCGCccggtgggctccagtccatgcaGCTgcagagctgaacatgactgagcaactttgacttcaTTTCAGTTTAAACTCACGTTGTTCCAGGGACAGCCACATGAGTCAGGTATCTTACATGTGTTATTTCATGTCGTCCTTTTGGAAATTTTGAAAAGGTAGATATTGTTACCTCTGTTTTACACCTGAGAAAATTGAGACTGCTGAATGTTCAAAGTCAGATTGAAAGCCACATCTCAAGAAATCCAAAATCTATGCCTTGTTTTGTATAAGATGTTGCTTCACCAAACCAGTACACATCTTCCTGGGGACCTATCCTTTTGGGTGATGGCAGTCATCTCTCCAAGTACTTGTGTCATATTGGGAATGTGCAGTTAACGGGATCTGCCATCAAATAATTTTGATTCTAATAGGGACAGCATCAGAAGGAATCTCACTGAATGGACCTGGGAGGAATAGTGAGATGATATGTCAAAGCTAAGAACATACTTTTGCTCATTAGTGTCAGTCACCACACCTGTAAATCCAATGACAGGATATCTTTATTCTCATCGATGCCACCATTTTCCAGAGCCTTCCTTTATTAATGCACTTATACAATTAATCCAGTGATACTCACTTTATTCTGTGTTGTTACTTTCCAGATTATGCAATGatagtatatttaaaaagaaatgtaattttgTAAATCTAAGCTTATTAAATGATTGTATTACTTTTCTATgacatttaaagtgtataatgcTATTTGTAAGTAAAAAGAAGTTCAGGAGAAGAGCcaaaaatatttcatagttttcaaagAATCAATATTAATATTGAGGAAGTAAAATGATACTCAGGGTGCTGCCACatctttttctctgaaaaataaaataaaagagcattTTAATATCACTAGACTGCTTTCTGTAAAATTCCCTAGATATTTTctaaattgtttaaaaagaaataaaactttacatTTTCTTGCATTGGTTCAGAAGGTCACACTATACTGAAATCCCTTTAATATTTCTGATTAAAAAGCTTGAATTATCTTGCATTGCACAAAATGCCACGTTATAGAAGAGACTTTTCTAAAGAGGTGCTCACACTATTCACTTCTGGTTGTATTTTTATcgacttttttttaatctaaggaaTGCTAAGTATTCATTTTCATAGAAGGAGAAATCAGAAAAGACTCAGAGGAAGCAGGtgatagatttaaaaaatctttgccttttacttttcCAATTCAGGCcaaattatttgctttttagtGTGTATTTTTTACATGTTAGACCCACCCCAATCTGCCCTTCTATCAAACACCCACTAGCCTCATAGCCAGTGAAACCCATCAGGACAGGTAATCAATTAAAGTAATAGTTAATATAAAAATCATGGAATTTTAAATTTCCATGtgattatgcttttttttttttattattttgagactTTATTTCATTCCAAACTAACACAGATGTATTGGCATTACATTTAGCTTGCAAAGTGAAGTGGTGGTTTGGGAGAACTGACTTTGCATATGAGCTtcaatggtggctcagatggtaaagaatctgtttgcaatgcaggagaccagatttgatccctgggttgggaaggtcccctggaggagggcatggcaacccactccagtattcttgcctggagaatccccatggacagaggagcctggtgggctacagtccatggggttgcaaagtgttggacatggctcagagactaagcacagcatagcacttTGCATTTACTGTCTGTAGAATGTCTGTAACATGGACCTAGTATATTTGCTATTTGTGTTCTCAGAGTTTATGAAAAGTTTATGGCGTAGACAGACACTATTCTCAAAAATTTATTTCAACTAAAAAATTTGCTAATAAAATTGCTCATAATTATTGTTAGCTTTGTAAGAATATATAAGCActaactttttttcattttggcatACACCTTTAGTTATtcttacaattttttcttttaatttaaggtATGTCATGGAATGTAAGGCATGCCTCTTGGCAAATACCTACCCTAAACTTTGAATAATTAGGACAACATCTTATGATTCCTTGAGGCTCTCAGTCTTGGCCTAGTGAGAAAAAACATGCATAAAAagcttttattaaataaaaattaaattagattcTGATTGATTATCTGTAAGCAATTATTGGTCTTCTTATTCAAGGGTAAGACCATATATTCTACTATATCTTGATTTTCTTAGTTATGATCTTCATAACTAAGTCCTATAAATCAAgctcaaactttatttttatactttctatTTAGAGACCCATTTCTTTCATAAAAAGAATCTTTGATTATTCTACCTTCTTTTCCGTGAGCTCTGTGGTAATGATTGGGTCCACAGcagaagtaaaaaaaattgttgtgctgggtttttgtgAAGTTGAAGGAATGAAAATTCCTGCATTGGTGTGCTGaaaatttatcatttctttttgtaaatatgGTGACACTTCTGCTGGCTGTAAGGgcgagaaaaaaaaagtgattacaaGTTCAAATGTAAGGTCAAAATTGGGAAGAATATAAAGCAGGAGGATTAAGATGTAAAGCAAGGATTTTATTTGAGAAGTAAATACCTTATTAGTTTTCTAGATTAAAATCTATCCTTTAGAAAGAGTATGCATATATGCCAGCAAACATGGATGCCTTTTAATACCTGACTTTAAATGAGTGTACCTATGGAGAGTATCTGGCATGTATTAgctcctcaataaatatttgatgaactGAGTGAATTGAATCTTGAGTGGCAAAAGATTACAGGGTGAAGGAGTTATAATTACTGatggaataataataacagtttCATTAAAATGCACAATAGTGCAAGGAGCTGTAGGTTGTCAGCTGCTGATTTCCTGTAACTATCAAAGTGTGGTAGGATGGTTAAAGATGGTAAGGATAAGATGGTAAGCAAAGATGGTAAGGAAACGTACCATCACAGCAATTTCAGGAGCTGTACCTAGGAAGGGATCAAAGGCTGGTTGCTGCTGTCCTCCTGGCATAACCTTAAAAGTTGCAAAGTTTTAAATGGTATAAATTAATAATCCATAAAACATTTATCTTGCGCCTAAGGCGGTTATACCCTTCCCAACTTCTTCAAttagtttcttaaaaacaaaaatcataatttggttttgagaaagagaaaagcaactcCTGACACTGAGAAACTGGCCTAACTGCTGCAGTGTTCACAGGAGCTGCCTGACATTCTCTGCTGGACGCCGGTGTTCCCCTGTTGTACATTAACAATCCTACAGAACACCAGTATCAGACAAGGTCACCTCTGAACATGATGAAATGCAGTGAAAAAAACAGCACTGCGTAACCTTGCCCACAGCAAGGTCCCCGTGCAAGGCATGAAAATATCAGGCATCCTTAGGTCCTGGATAATCTGAagactttctgtttctttacccaTCATGATCTTTGCCTCACTCCATCCTTCTTACCTTTTAGGTAAGAATCGTTAAGTTACCCAGTCATAGAACTACCCCCAGTTCTTGAgcttctttaccgtctgggccaccagggaagcccagttcttgAGAACTCCCAATCAAAAGAAATGTCACTACTTGAGCTCTCCCCCAAATCACCTGACACAAGCCTAGACCCTGTGAGGAGTCATTCCAGTCCTTCCTGTTAAGACACTCCACAGTTCCTCATGGTGTGTGTCCTCCCCTGTTGCAATAAGTGCATAAATCCAATTTTGTCCAACTAGAAGTGTGTTCCTGGTGGGTTTTTGACTAAAGGCCACTGATAGATTTAATAGTTTATTTAGCAAGTAGTTTCAAaagttagtttttctttttttaatgagaaatacaTTTACTTACAGGTTCTACTTGTTGTGGAATATATCCAAATTCAGTATAATATGGCATCtgttagaattaaaaaaatgtgttagATCACTTATGGCTTTTGTCATAATGCAgtgataaataattaaaatatatgtatattattttgtactaatacttttttgaaaatttatatgtTCTAGGTGGtaaaaattattgttaaattACCAAGCATCCTTTTAACAGCATATGATTTCTAGGTTAaaactctccctttctctttaaaTTAGTATGACTTAATTGGAAGTACTACTACCAGTCATTTGAAGcataattttcagttttctgtaattgatttGATAAGTTTTAAGTGATGATAAATTAAAATCTAATTTGCACTCTAAAAGTAATCTAGTTATGTATGAGCCatctaaatttatattaaaattttactattttattgaaGGTCCACAAAACTCAATATTACATTACCTAATTGTATCTCATTGCTTTCCacatgactcagtggtaaagaatctgcctgctaatgcaggaaaccaTGGgtccaatctctgggttgggaagatcccttggagaaggaaatggtaacccactccagtattcttgcctggggaaaatcccatggacagaggagcctggcgtgttacagtcaatggggttgcaaaagagttggacatgacttagtcatTAAACAACAACGGCAACAATTCTTTCAAAATTCAATCTTGGAGTATATTTCCAAATTAGTGTTACATTAAAAGAAAGCAGTATATCCTTTTATGACCATCAGTTCAAGACACTGAGTTTTTGCACTAAGTATAAAATCAGATATTCTCTTCCTTGAAAATTTAccttttcttctttatccttaGATGGAACTagttaaattaaaatcaaatgctTGTAGTACCTGCTCCTCAAACAGCTGCAGTCTTGTTTGTGGCGGTGACTGTGCGACTGTTTGTTGAGGCTGTTCCCAGGGCAGGAACATGTAGACTGGGTAGTACTGAagcagctattgtaaatagaaaaGTACAGAAGAGCTTCCTTCAGGTCagtcaggctttttttttttttttttaaattctattatcaatattattttaaagctGATTTGTCTTTAGCAATTTTGTGAACAAAAGAACACATAAAACAGTCCTTCCCAAATTTTAGAAAAAACTTGTATGGCACATGACACTGGAATTTGTTTCAAGGTTGCTTGGTCAAACACATTAGGAAGTAGTGAATTCAGCTAATAGCAATCTTCTTCAGAGGGTACATTGAACTTTATATACAAGCTTTATATGTAAATTACTTTGCAAATATCTAAGAAGATAGCCTATACAGCATTTTCCATATATCAATATTTTTTGACTCTTCATTTTGCAGGATGTAGTATTAGACATTCTACCATAATGAACGAATTGTTCAGAAATGTATTGCCTTTAATAATTGTCATTTTATTGAAACAACCCATGTACATTATATTTGGCAAATCTAGAAATAGACGAGGAAAAAAATAGGAGCCTCTGCAGTTTTACCACTCACATCATCATGCATTGGTTTCCActtatgtctgtgtgtctgtatatgtgtttATAGAAAATTATGATCATTGTACATCCATAGAGTTTTGTCTCCTGTTATTTAATAAGAGCCCTTAATGGAAACAAGTTAAGAAAAACAATAACTATGGTTTGAGAAGAGGTATATATTTTGTATAGTGGTTTTTAACTCTGGCTAAGAATCAAAAACACTAATTGAACATTTTAACAGATAGTCATATTTAAGCTCTCCTCATGGGGATTGATTCATGAGGTGTGGGCAGGGTCCAGGTGTCTGTAATTTTCAAAGTTATCACCAGAGATTCTAATGCAAAGCCAGAATGGTGAGTCACTGATTTAGTGGTTAAAGGAAGGGTGAAGAATTAGATTCTAACTCcgctatttattttcattagaacTGGGAACTTAATCTCATAAAGACTTAGGTTTTTGATCCTAAAATGAAGTAATTCTACTTGTCAGGTATCTAATTCTCTAACTGGTATGAAACAGAATGAGATAATGTCTAGAGGTAATGTTTGTTTTAAGTGGACAAAATTGCATAATTATTGCACTAAAGCCAGGTGTCTAACTTTTTACAAAATTGTCAACATTCTTCTGGTGAATAATATAATTTATCCATATTCATATTTCTTTGAATGCAGGCTATTATATTAACATTGAGAGGGTTTTCTATATTACTTTCATGGTTTTACTAATTTGCagtattttctttaaagtttcttCTATTTAATGGAAATCACTGCAATTTGACTGTAATATGGAGTTAAACTGAAAATATCCAAGAACCTGGGAATGTTTAGAGCCTAACTCAAAAAAACCTCTCTCTACATCATACGATATTTCATCAGATTAATGCCTCTTTCTCTGAACCAAAATTTAGGGTTGGCCAAAGTCAGTCTATGGTATTTCTCCAGAGTTGTTATCAAATGCTAGCATTTCTGGTGGAGAGAGAACACAACCTAAGGCTTAGTGAGTTCCATAACTCCCAACACAGCCATGTGCTGGGAACTGGGGTCCTGGAGACTCCCAGCCGGCCTTTCTTTTAAAGCTGTTAACAAACCGCTGCCAACCCAGCAGGGGTGGTACCCAGACAGTAATAGCATCGCATGGACTTCAGAGCCCTGCCGTAGGAGTCAGAGCTACAAGTatagaaaaaaaagttcaatGGAGAGAGTATGCAGCTATCTCTGCACAGGAGTGGTGGCCTTCCTTTCACTTACCTGTGCTTGCTCTTGAGGCATTTTCAAGGATAACAGAGAGGGCATAACCTGCCAAAAAGGAATGATGAAAAAGTTacacttgactttttaaaattccagcacTGATTTCTTTAGACCTAAgcatataaatgtaaaatgtatattAGCAGACTTCTAGGATGACAAAAGGTCATCTACTATATGTACCAGCACTAATACAAATCACCCTTTTTTTGAAGATGAAATTTCCCTAATTATCCTGTCCAAGACATGTTTTCACACTTTCAGTTCGTGACTGTGATCCTGGAAGAGCTGATTTATATGGCATTTTTCATGTCAAAAATCAGAAGTACAAGGAAGTACTTCCAGTGATAGTAGAAACACATCAGAGAAGCAATTCTTGCTCAGGAAATGCCTGTCTTATTTCAAAGCTGATtcatattcattttcacaatcCGTGTGCGTTATGTTTCCTTTAGATAGAAGAGGCTGGACTTACATTCTTAGGGCCCCGTTGGGTCTGCTGTGGAGTCTGAGGCTGTGAGGGGTCCAGCTGTCCTGCCTGGGTTCCTTGGGCAAAACCAACCTGTCCTGGGACGAATATCTGATTTGGGACCAGTCCAGCAAACCGCTCGAGAGTTGATAAAGAGAATGGGGAGAGTCCTGGAATTtgatcctgctgctgctgttgtagAATTCCAGGGAAAGGAGGAATCCATGAATTAAATGGGCCCTGGGAGGACacaagagacagaaaggaagcatttctctttcatttacaaaagaattaaaagtcaGTCCCGAGTGAGAAAGAAGCAAATGTAAAACAATTTCTATATTTCTATTGCTGCATTATAAAAAAGGACAGCATCTTGGCACATTAAGAGTCAGGCAAATAGCATGAACAGTGGTAAATTCCCATTGATCATGATGACAAATATGAATGAGGTGGATAAATGGTACAGAGTCTGCAGTTGCCAGactggtttatatatatatatatatatatatatatattttttttttttttgcctattagCTGTGTATGACTTTTCATAAAATGATTAATTTAACTATCTCATAGTTGCGAGCATTCGTGCCTGAAAATGTTCATTTGATTAGAGTTTTTACTTCGGccttcaaataaatggaaattaaatCATATGTGAAAAATTAGTAACTTTAAAAGTTAAGATTTCAGAAATAGAATCAGAAAACATTTTGTTCCCCTACCAAGTGCTACAAGAAAAGAGGAGTAGGAAATATTCTTGAAACAATTATTGGGGTAGGGATACCTGAAGCTGTAGTGGTTGAAGCTGAGCATTATTAAGATTCAGAAGCAACTAGGAAAGGAAAGATAACATGAAAACAAGATTACTACACATGTTAAAACTATTAAGAATAAAATTTACTACAAATACTGTACAGTCAAATACTGTACAACTCAGTTTCCTGTTAGAGATGAGATGTTTTCTCACTAAGCTTGAACTAAATTATGGTGATTAGAGGTTAGGATTTAACTACCTCTCTCTTGTGTGTGAAACTGCACAGCTTTAGCTCATTCCAGTGGTTTAGTCAGTCATTTTATGCTCTTAAACACCTATACCCACCCTGTTAAGTGTTATTAGAGCAAAAAGGTATACAagaatctgtttctgcttttaaagaaTTTGCAATCAAATAAGGGAGACAAAGTAGTATTCTAGAAACAACCTGGTATgcaaaacaaacataaacattGGGAATGCATTTGGATATAATTAGTGGGTAGAACTGCAGGATAAATCAACAAGAAGGCTTTTATCTCTTCCTGCTGTGTTTCCATAAGACAAAAAACTGGggatattgttttaaatatttaaactaaCCTCATTGCTGTTGCTTGCAGACATAAGGCGCTGTGGAATaagctaaacaaacaaaaaaatagaaacagtaaaaGAGGGATTTGTTATGGGTTTCACataatgatttcaattttatcaCGAAATCACTCACGGGGGCTGACATTGTGGCTCCCAGTAGGCCGAGAAGAATTATAGTTCTCATTTTCAGATGAAGTATCTAGAAAATACATTGTGAAACTTAGCTGTAAAAAGACTGTCCATGTAAAAATCATGATAATAATTATCCAGTATTGTTCAATCAGAAGCATAGTTGGGTGAATTTCACAGTATTTACTTATGTCTtaggatttaaaattaaaaagtatatttataagTATCTGTAAgagaattcattctttttctcagagcagctgtttttaaaaaccaaaattgtTTGCTTGTCCTTTTAGCTTTCCCCAAATGACTCATTTGGTAACATACAATCTAGCTGGATGAATTTATGAGCAAGAAGGACTTATTTCTTGTACTGTTCTACATCATAGGGAATGGGCCTTTAGGTCCATGGCGGAGGTTAACGAACTCGGTCTTTattatgaaaacaattttattgtCTATTTAATGTGGTAAAAGTACTACAGTAAAGATCTGACAATAGCAGTTCAGTACCAGGTAGTttctatgtaaaattttaataacattaaaatatattaaaatgaagcaactgagtcaaatattttctaattcaaaGGAAGAGGTTATAAAATTAAGCTGTAATATTGATTTATAGTGTAATCTGTGGAAATATATTATCTCTTGTCCTCCAGATGCAAAAACTCTTGCTATAGTTCAAATGATTGACCTGCACAAGCATTTAGAATGATCTTGGTAGTTTGTCCTGCAAAACTGACTGATTTGTGTTTATAAAATTATGAAAGCAAAGATTTGATGTCTTACCTCACTCCTTTACTTATGAAGAGAAATCTAGACTCATTCAAGGCTTGTGTTCTTTTTAATCCTTCAGATCTGCTGCTTGGAGCTTCTCCTAAATTTTAAAGTCCCATCATTAGAAAAGGAGGACCAATCATTGTTCAAAAGGACCAGTGATTCAGTGGGTTTCAGACAATGGCTTAGCTAATAACCCCCTTCCTAATCATCTAGGTGGTATATGGATTCCCACAGTTTTAGTAATGTTGTTAAATTATCCTTAGAAAATTTTCCCTGATCATTCCTGGCTTCTGCTTTGGTTATGACTAATTTTTCCAGAATAATAATTTTTCTCTGCTCCTTCTTTTACCATCCTTAAAATGGACACTTTAATAGAGtaacttttaaagattttattcaaGGATTAT
The DNA window shown above is from Cervus elaphus chromosome 6, mCerEla1.1, whole genome shotgun sequence and carries:
- the ODAM gene encoding odontogenic ameloblast-associated protein; its protein translation is MRTIILLGLLGATMSAPLIPQRLMSASNSNELLLNLNNAQLQPLQLQGPFNSWIPPFPGILQQQQQDQIPGLSPFSLSTLERFAGLVPNQIFVPGQVGFAQGTQAGQLDPSQPQTPQQTQRGPKNVMPSLLSLKMPQEQAQLLQYYPVYMFLPWEQPQQTVAQSPPQTRLQLFEEQMPYYTEFGYIPQQVEPVMPGGQQQPAFDPFLGTAPEIAVMPAEVSPYLQKEMINFQHTNAGIFIPSTSQKPSTTIFFTSAVDPIITTELTEKKAKTESLKES